From a region of the Streptacidiphilus albus JL83 genome:
- a CDS encoding PAS domain S-box protein produces the protein MATTTEEPFRGLLEAAPDAMVIVDDAGLIQLVNAQAEALFGYPRRELLGQPVEVLVPERFRSRHPGHRHGYVDTRRVRPMGAGLELYGLRRDGTEFPVEISLSPLETPGGPLLSAAVRDVSERKAAETLFRGLLEAAPDAMVIVDDAGVIRLVNAQTETLFGYPREDLLGQDIEILVPERFRSQHPGHRHGYVDTRRLRPMGAGLELHGLRKDGTEFPVEISLSPLETPQGPLVSAAVRDVSERKAAEATLAELHEQQRHVALTLQRSLMGSPPPVPGLESAGRYFPARQGAGVGGDWFDLIALGTGHVGVLIGDVMGRGLEAAAVMGQLRSAAHALAKTGMPPWQLVQALDAVVSELPDQFVTCCYLVLDLDLAELTVCSAGHLPVLLVDPDGRAGRLPVPVSVPLGVGEVPHQQTTLAVAPGSVLALYTDGLVETPHSDIELQVDVLTAALEKAVADWPDLESAADSVLATLLPDPDDYADDVTLLLARIPRTPATTACTELAAVPAGVGRGRHFLRRTLDAWNRPDLADTACLLASELLANAVRHAGGPLRLRLRLDGEELSVEVRDSSPAVPHARHAGPEQESGRGLLLVQTLATAWGTRPDGEGKTVWFSLAPGEGEG, from the coding sequence ATGGCGACCACCACCGAGGAACCCTTCCGGGGACTGCTGGAGGCGGCACCGGACGCGATGGTCATCGTCGACGACGCGGGACTGATCCAGCTGGTCAACGCCCAGGCCGAGGCCCTGTTCGGCTACCCGCGCCGGGAACTCCTGGGCCAACCGGTCGAGGTGCTGGTGCCGGAGCGGTTCCGCAGCCGGCACCCCGGGCACCGGCACGGCTACGTCGACACCCGCCGGGTCCGGCCGATGGGCGCCGGACTGGAGCTCTACGGACTGCGCAGGGACGGCACCGAGTTCCCGGTCGAGATCAGCCTCAGCCCGCTGGAGACCCCCGGCGGACCGCTGCTGTCGGCCGCCGTCCGCGACGTCAGCGAACGCAAGGCCGCCGAGACGCTCTTCCGGGGACTGCTGGAGGCGGCCCCGGACGCGATGGTGATCGTCGACGACGCGGGCGTCATCCGGCTGGTCAACGCCCAGACCGAGACCCTCTTCGGCTACCCCCGCGAGGACCTCCTGGGCCAGGACATCGAGATCCTGGTGCCCGAGCGGTTCCGCAGCCAGCACCCCGGACACCGGCACGGCTACGTCGACACCCGCCGGCTCCGGCCGATGGGCGCCGGACTGGAGCTCCACGGACTGCGCAAGGACGGCACCGAGTTCCCGGTCGAGATCAGCCTCAGCCCGCTGGAGACCCCGCAGGGCCCGCTGGTGTCGGCCGCCGTCCGCGACGTCAGCGAACGCAAGGCCGCCGAGGCCACCCTCGCGGAACTCCACGAGCAGCAGCGCCATGTCGCACTCACCCTGCAGCGCAGCCTGATGGGCTCACCGCCGCCGGTGCCCGGCCTGGAGAGCGCCGGCCGCTACTTCCCGGCCCGCCAGGGCGCCGGCGTGGGCGGCGACTGGTTCGACCTGATCGCGCTGGGCACCGGACACGTCGGCGTCCTGATCGGCGACGTGATGGGCCGGGGCCTGGAGGCCGCCGCGGTGATGGGCCAGTTACGCTCGGCGGCCCATGCCCTGGCCAAGACCGGCATGCCGCCGTGGCAACTGGTGCAGGCCCTGGACGCGGTCGTCAGCGAGCTCCCCGACCAGTTCGTGACCTGCTGCTACCTGGTGCTGGACCTGGACCTCGCCGAGCTGACCGTGTGCTCGGCCGGGCACCTGCCCGTCCTGCTGGTCGACCCCGACGGGCGGGCCGGGCGGCTCCCGGTGCCGGTGAGCGTCCCCCTGGGCGTCGGCGAGGTGCCGCACCAGCAGACCACCCTGGCCGTCGCGCCCGGCTCCGTCCTGGCCCTGTACACCGACGGCCTGGTGGAGACCCCGCACAGCGACATCGAGCTGCAGGTCGACGTCCTGACCGCGGCGCTGGAGAAGGCCGTCGCCGACTGGCCCGACCTGGAGTCGGCCGCCGACTCCGTGCTGGCCACCCTGCTCCCCGACCCCGACGACTACGCCGACGACGTGACCCTGCTGCTGGCCCGGATCCCGCGGACCCCGGCCACCACCGCCTGCACGGAGCTGGCCGCCGTTCCCGCCGGCGTCGGCCGGGGCCGGCACTTCCTGCGCCGCACCCTGGACGCCTGGAACCGTCCCGACCTGGCCGACACCGCCTGCCTGCTGGCATCCGAACTGCTCGCCAACGCCGTCCGGCACGCCGGCGGCCCGTTGCGGCTGCGGCTGCGCCTGGACGGGGAGGAGCTGAGCGTCGAGGTCCGCGACTCCAGCCCGGCCGTCCCGCATGCCCGGCACGCGGGCCCGGAGCAGGAGTCGGGCCGGGGCCTGCTCCTGGTCCAGACCCTGGCCACGGCCTGGGGCACCCGACCCGACGGCGAGGGCAAGACCGTGTGGTTCTCCCTGGCCCCGGGCGAGGGTGAGGGCTGA
- a CDS encoding MFS transporter has translation MSAPAVDPTVHRRRWLILGVLVLSLLVVVLDSSILNVALKTIADPVKGLGASETDLEWATNAYTLAFAGLLFTWGVLGDRIGRKKMLLIGMVVFGIASLASAYSQSPGELIGARILMGVGGAAVMPTTLAIISNVFEPKERAKAIGIWSGAVGIAIAIGPITGGVLLEHFWWGSVFLVNIPIVAAALLLMFFLVPDSKNPEPGRFDPVGVPLSIAGITAFVYGIIRAGDIGWLKPEALGIIALGIVLLVLFVLWERKTDHPALNVKLFRHRGFSAAVAVIGLVFLALMGMTFFLSFYMQAVRGFSPLKCGVLLIPLAVAQLIFSSRSAGLVKRFGHKAVTAGGMALVTLALASYFFAGTDSPIWVLEIALFVMGMGMANVMPPATAAVMASVPREKAGEGSAISNTVRQVGGALGVAVLGSILTSAYRTRITPVLDGVPQLHSDPGTVKDLSSSITATQAFVEKVGPRADALLEPSKDAFVQAMHLAVAGSVVMGAIGVVIALLWLPGRNPLAQGGPAAPAVPAQARTEEKVPVVD, from the coding sequence ATGTCCGCCCCTGCTGTCGACCCCACGGTGCACCGCCGCCGCTGGCTGATACTCGGCGTCCTCGTGCTGAGCCTGCTGGTCGTCGTCCTCGACTCCAGCATCCTCAATGTCGCGCTCAAGACCATCGCCGACCCGGTGAAGGGGCTCGGCGCCTCCGAGACCGACCTTGAGTGGGCGACCAACGCCTACACCCTGGCCTTCGCCGGGCTGCTGTTCACCTGGGGCGTCCTGGGCGACCGGATCGGCCGCAAGAAGATGCTGCTGATCGGCATGGTGGTGTTCGGCATCGCCTCGCTGGCCTCGGCGTACTCGCAGTCGCCGGGCGAGCTGATCGGCGCGCGGATCCTGATGGGCGTCGGCGGTGCGGCGGTCATGCCCACCACTCTGGCGATCATCTCCAATGTCTTCGAACCCAAGGAGCGCGCCAAGGCCATCGGCATCTGGTCCGGCGCGGTCGGCATCGCCATCGCCATCGGCCCGATCACCGGCGGCGTGCTGCTGGAGCACTTCTGGTGGGGTTCGGTCTTCCTGGTCAACATCCCGATCGTGGCCGCGGCGCTGCTGCTGATGTTCTTCCTGGTCCCCGACTCCAAGAACCCCGAGCCGGGCCGGTTCGACCCGGTCGGCGTGCCGCTGTCCATCGCCGGCATCACCGCCTTCGTCTACGGCATCATCCGGGCCGGCGACATCGGCTGGCTCAAGCCCGAGGCGCTCGGGATCATCGCCCTCGGCATCGTGTTGCTGGTGCTGTTCGTGCTGTGGGAGCGGAAGACCGACCACCCCGCCCTGAACGTCAAGCTGTTCCGCCACCGGGGCTTCTCGGCCGCGGTCGCCGTCATCGGCCTGGTGTTCCTGGCCCTGATGGGCATGACCTTCTTCCTCTCCTTCTACATGCAGGCGGTGCGCGGCTTCTCCCCGCTGAAGTGCGGCGTACTGCTGATCCCGCTGGCCGTGGCCCAGCTGATCTTCTCCTCCCGCAGCGCGGGCCTGGTCAAGCGCTTCGGCCACAAGGCGGTCACCGCCGGCGGCATGGCCCTGGTCACCCTCGCCCTCGCCTCCTACTTCTTCGCCGGCACCGACTCCCCGATCTGGGTCCTGGAGATCGCCCTGTTCGTGATGGGCATGGGGATGGCCAACGTCATGCCGCCGGCCACCGCCGCGGTCATGGCCTCGGTCCCGCGGGAGAAGGCCGGCGAGGGTTCGGCCATCAGCAACACCGTCCGGCAGGTCGGCGGCGCACTGGGGGTCGCCGTCCTCGGCTCGATCCTCACCTCCGCCTACCGCACCAGGATCACTCCGGTGCTCGACGGCGTCCCGCAGCTGCACTCGGACCCCGGCACGGTGAAGGACCTGTCCAGCTCGATCACCGCCACCCAGGCGTTCGTGGAGAAGGTCGGCCCCAGGGCCGACGCGCTGCTCGAACCCTCCAAGGACGCCTTCGTCCAGGCCATGCACCTGGCCGTGGCCGGCTCGGTGGTCATGGGCGCCATCGGCGTGGTCATCGCCCTGCTCTGGCTGCCCGGCCGCAACCCCCTGGCGCAGGGCGGACCCGCGGCGCCGGCGGTCCCCGCCCAGGCCCGCACCGAGGAGAAGGTGCCGGTTGTCGACTGA
- a CDS encoding TetR/AcrR family transcriptional regulator, with protein MSTDTPPPHDRPTRGRPRSADSEHAILRAALDLLDEGTDLGAISINAIAARAGVGKNTIYRRWPNKDALLVDAVASLNPALPDPDRESVRENLILLLSVLVTRLQDTRATSILNGMMAAGREYPQLRERYYADVVEPRREVTRRVIRAGLASGELRSGLDADSIAYLLTASLICRSIEGVAIEGAPEDVAARIVDVVLFGISRAEPEQ; from the coding sequence TTGTCGACTGACACGCCCCCGCCGCACGACCGCCCCACCCGGGGGCGGCCGCGCAGCGCGGACTCCGAGCACGCGATCCTGCGGGCCGCCCTCGACCTCCTGGACGAGGGCACCGACCTCGGCGCGATCAGCATCAACGCCATCGCGGCGCGCGCGGGCGTCGGCAAGAACACCATCTACCGCCGCTGGCCCAACAAGGACGCGCTGCTGGTGGACGCGGTGGCCTCGCTCAACCCCGCCTTGCCGGACCCCGACCGGGAGAGCGTCAGGGAGAACCTGATCCTGCTGCTCAGCGTGCTGGTCACCCGGCTCCAGGACACCAGGGCCACCAGCATCCTCAACGGGATGATGGCGGCCGGCCGGGAGTACCCGCAGCTGCGCGAGCGCTACTACGCCGACGTGGTGGAGCCGCGTCGCGAGGTGACCCGCCGGGTGATCAGGGCCGGGCTCGCCTCCGGGGAACTGCGCTCGGGCCTGGACGCGGACAGCATCGCCTACCTGCTGACCGCATCCCTGATCTGCCGCTCCATCGAGGGCGTCGCGATCGAGGGAGCCCCGGAGGACGTCGCCGCCCGGATCGTGGACGTGGTCCTCTTCGGCATCTCCCGGGCCGAACCGGAGCAGTGA
- a CDS encoding universal stress protein: MAEHRVVVGVSGSAASRAAFQRAAREARRRDAVLVPVLAWHPVGGEFAYRTHPCPPLLKVWEQAAQARLDAAFVESFGGYPAGLRVQPVLVRDEQPGRALVEVADRADDLLVVSTGKQGRLQRLFHGSVSRYCLAHAHCTVVAVPPSELQPAWEASARADADTTAQRALTPVAA, from the coding sequence ATGGCTGAGCACCGGGTCGTCGTGGGCGTCAGTGGGTCAGCGGCCAGCCGCGCCGCGTTCCAGCGCGCGGCGCGGGAGGCGCGGCGCCGCGACGCCGTCCTGGTTCCGGTACTGGCCTGGCACCCCGTGGGTGGCGAGTTCGCCTACCGCACCCACCCGTGCCCGCCGCTGCTCAAGGTGTGGGAGCAGGCGGCGCAGGCGCGGCTGGACGCTGCGTTCGTGGAGTCCTTCGGCGGATACCCCGCAGGGCTTCGGGTCCAGCCGGTGCTGGTGCGCGACGAGCAGCCGGGCCGTGCGCTGGTCGAGGTCGCCGACCGGGCCGACGACCTGCTGGTGGTCAGCACCGGCAAGCAGGGCCGGCTGCAGCGGCTGTTCCACGGTTCGGTCAGCCGCTACTGCCTGGCCCACGCCCACTGCACCGTCGTCGCCGTTCCCCCCTCGGAGCTGCAGCCGGCGTGGGAGGCGTCCGCCCGGGCGGACGCCGACACGACTGCGCAGCGCGCGCTCACGCCGGTCGCCGCCTGA
- a CDS encoding copper resistance CopC/CopD family protein, producing the protein MSLTPTRAPLRRCAVTFALALALALAGLLALAGPASAHADLVSSSPSDGAVVAEEPGQVTLVFSEAVTLRLSSVRVIGPDGRRLDIGVPQTVGSGAERIAVDLAADPHRGTFVLDWRATAADDGHTTSGALTFSVGAPSRTTVVNGFGAPDRVTDAVLDLAVWTGLAGLALLVGSAAIRLHCLPAAGAGAAPAPPSAAEGNNGTSAEDRTVLRWPATVGWTALLAGTLVQLFAYGPSTQGKSLAHLLDRPLLAATLSTHEGHTLVARIILLALVAMVGELLLRRGPGPGAVAGAVAAAVLTLALAATWSGISHASSGTLVPLALIVTTLHVTAMAVWAGGLFTIAVLLTRSGRGARGPDPELGTTTARFSRLALGSVVVLAATGLYQAFREVGSFAALTGTPYGKLLLVKTAVFLLVIAVAAGSRTLVSRSRERSTVALRRSVLLELAGVTVVLVLTVLLIGNAPAREPHRPAATGADSRPTRLR; encoded by the coding sequence GTGTCACTGACCCCGACGCGGGCACCGCTACGGCGCTGCGCCGTCACCTTCGCGCTCGCCCTGGCCCTGGCCCTGGCCGGACTGCTCGCCCTGGCCGGTCCGGCCTCGGCACACGCGGACCTCGTCTCCTCCTCCCCCTCGGACGGGGCCGTCGTCGCCGAGGAGCCCGGGCAGGTGACCCTCGTCTTCTCCGAGGCGGTGACGCTGAGGCTGAGCTCCGTCAGAGTGATCGGGCCCGACGGGCGGCGGCTGGACATCGGAGTACCGCAGACCGTGGGTTCCGGCGCCGAACGGATCGCCGTCGACCTCGCCGCCGATCCGCATCGGGGCACCTTCGTCCTGGACTGGCGGGCGACCGCCGCCGACGACGGGCACACCACCTCGGGCGCGCTCACGTTCTCGGTGGGCGCGCCCAGCCGGACCACGGTGGTCAACGGCTTCGGAGCCCCCGACCGGGTCACCGACGCGGTCCTCGACCTGGCGGTCTGGACGGGTCTGGCCGGGCTGGCCCTGCTGGTCGGATCCGCGGCGATCCGTCTGCACTGCCTCCCGGCAGCCGGAGCGGGCGCCGCGCCGGCCCCACCGTCGGCGGCCGAGGGGAACAACGGGACCAGCGCTGAGGACCGGACCGTCCTTCGCTGGCCCGCCACCGTCGGCTGGACGGCCCTGCTCGCCGGGACGCTGGTCCAGCTCTTCGCCTACGGGCCCTCCACCCAGGGGAAGTCCCTCGCGCACCTCCTGGACCGGCCGCTGCTCGCGGCGACCCTGTCCACCCACGAGGGGCACACCCTGGTCGCCCGGATCATCCTGCTGGCCCTGGTCGCGATGGTCGGCGAGCTGCTCCTGCGCCGCGGCCCGGGCCCGGGCGCCGTCGCCGGAGCCGTGGCGGCCGCGGTGCTGACGCTCGCCCTCGCCGCCACCTGGAGCGGGATCAGCCACGCGTCGAGCGGAACCCTCGTCCCGCTCGCGCTCATCGTGACCACGCTGCATGTCACCGCGATGGCGGTGTGGGCCGGCGGGCTGTTCACCATCGCCGTCCTGCTGACCCGCAGTGGGCGTGGCGCCCGCGGACCCGATCCGGAGCTGGGGACCACCACCGCGCGTTTCTCCCGCCTCGCGCTGGGCTCGGTGGTGGTGTTGGCTGCCACCGGCCTCTACCAGGCGTTCCGGGAGGTGGGCAGCTTCGCCGCCCTCACCGGCACGCCCTACGGCAAGCTGCTGCTGGTCAAGACGGCCGTGTTCCTCCTGGTGATCGCCGTCGCCGCCGGGTCGCGCACCCTGGTGTCACGCTCCCGCGAACGGAGCACCGTGGCGCTGCGACGCTCCGTCCTGCTCGAACTGGCCGGCGTCACGGTGGTCCTGGTGCTCACCGTCCTCCTGATCGGCAACGCCCCGGCCCGCGAACCGCACCGGCCCGCGGCAACCGGCGCGGACAGCCGCCCGACGCGACTGCGGTGA
- a CDS encoding DUF5808 domain-containing protein translates to MSGDDDRHWKAGQFYFNRDDRRILVPKRLGFGRTLNFAHPVSWLLFALPIAIAVIAGAPRG, encoded by the coding sequence GTGAGCGGCGACGACGATCGGCACTGGAAGGCCGGCCAGTTCTATTTCAACCGGGACGACCGCCGCATTCTGGTGCCCAAGCGACTGGGTTTCGGCCGCACGTTGAACTTCGCCCACCCCGTGTCGTGGCTGCTGTTCGCACTTCCGATCGCCATCGCCGTGATCGCCGGTGCGCCCAGGGGCTGA